A section of the Rhodobacteraceae bacterium M382 genome encodes:
- a CDS encoding ABC transporter ATP-binding protein — MNVLATRERPVKADRTIAIDVCNAVKRYGDFTALKTISLSIYDNEFFTLLGPSGCGKTTLLRMIAGFEDVTEGEIFLYGDEIETLPPHQRPVNTVFQNYALFPHMTILDNVGFGLEMRGKSKSEARQRAGEMLELVQLSQFAARKPSQLSGGQQQRVALARALAPQPKVLLLDEPLSALDLKLRKAMQLELKHLQRETGITFIFVTHDQEEALTMSDRIAVMSAGELQQLGAPTDIYERPRNMFVADFIGETNLLEVSVDQITDGRAICHLGGGHELTCNAVEGVGAGSRVHMSIRPERLYMSGEPEKDGSLHGRVKENIFVGTDISTIVALDEGPDFIVRTSNSDRGNKRIFEPGADMFVNMELGAARLLVD; from the coding sequence ATGAACGTCCTTGCAACAAGGGAGAGACCAGTGAAAGCAGACCGAACCATTGCGATTGATGTTTGTAATGCGGTTAAGCGTTACGGGGATTTTACCGCCTTGAAGACGATATCGTTGTCGATTTATGACAATGAGTTTTTCACGTTGTTGGGCCCGTCGGGGTGCGGGAAGACGACGTTGTTGCGAATGATTGCGGGATTTGAGGACGTCACCGAAGGGGAGATTTTCCTTTATGGCGACGAAATTGAAACCTTGCCTCCACATCAGCGGCCAGTGAATACGGTGTTCCAGAATTACGCGCTGTTCCCGCATATGACGATTTTGGACAACGTGGGTTTTGGCCTGGAAATGCGGGGCAAGTCCAAATCCGAAGCGCGCCAGCGGGCGGGCGAAATGCTTGAGCTGGTGCAACTTAGCCAATTTGCTGCTCGCAAGCCTTCACAGCTCTCAGGTGGACAGCAGCAACGTGTGGCGCTGGCGCGTGCGCTGGCGCCACAACCCAAGGTTCTGTTGCTGGATGAACCGCTGTCGGCGCTGGATCTCAAGCTGCGCAAGGCAATGCAGTTGGAGCTGAAGCATCTGCAGCGAGAGACAGGGATCACCTTCATCTTTGTGACCCACGACCAGGAAGAGGCGCTGACCATGTCGGACCGCATTGCGGTGATGTCGGCCGGCGAGCTCCAGCAGTTGGGCGCTCCAACGGACATCTACGAACGACCCCGCAATATGTTCGTGGCCGATTTTATCGGTGAAACCAACCTGCTGGAGGTTTCGGTGGATCAGATCACCGATGGCCGCGCCATCTGTCACCTGGGCGGCGGGCATGAATTGACCTGCAATGCAGTGGAGGGCGTCGGTGCCGGATCCCGCGTGCATATGTCGATCCGCCCGGAGCGGCTGTACATGTCGGGCGAGCCGGAAAAAGACGGCAGCCTGCACGGTCGGGTCAAGGAAAACATCTTTGTCGGCACCGATATCTCGACCATCGTCGCGCTCGACGAGGGCCCGGATTTTATCGTGCGCACGTCGAATTCTGATCGCGGCAACAAGCGGATTTTTGAGCCAGGTGCCGACATGTTCGTCAATATGGAGCTGGGGGCGGCACGCCTCCTGGTGGACTGA
- a CDS encoding NAD(P)-binding protein, with product MRDPRYDILFEPMQIGPVTAKNRFYQVPHCNGGGYRDPSAAAAMRGIKAEGGWGVIFTEQCEMHHTSEITPFIELRLWEDKDIPQLRKMSEKMKTHGALAGIQLAYSGVNGPNLYSKEVPLAVSAQPIRTFTNDPIQARALDKSDIRDLRRWFVNAGKRSKEAGFDLINLYGAHGFGIFQHFLSRATNHRTDEYGGSLENRSRFANEVIGDIKDAVGDTMGIALRVSLDETIGDLGFSNAEVRDFVEMNRNLPDIWDLAQGTWEDCSGPSRFKEEAAQEALVRGIHDLTDKPIVGVGRFTSPDVMAKMIKSGTLDMIGCARPSIADPFIPLKIDEGRIEDIRECIGCNICITGDMTMSISRCTQNPTFMEEWRKGWHPERMNPKGTSDNVLVVGSGPAGLEAARALSERGYDVAIAEATTTLGGRVARERHLPGLSAWGRVVDYRDYQISQKPNVETYFDSALDADSILEFGFENVCLATGSKWRRDGVSRQHVVPFATDPAMPIFTPDDIMEGTLPSGQVVIYDDDHYYMGGVLAELLRKAGCDVTIITPSAYLSDWTNNTLEQHAIHKKLAEMGVHIVLNRGVTEIGSGRVMSNCIYTDASREYGCDAVVMVSSRLENNHVYLDLKSRETDWADAGIKSVKIIGDANAPGPIAWATYAGHRYARELDGQDIGDALPFRREITELAVG from the coding sequence ATGCGCGACCCACGTTACGATATTCTGTTCGAACCGATGCAGATCGGCCCTGTCACAGCCAAAAACCGGTTCTATCAGGTGCCCCACTGCAACGGTGGAGGTTATCGTGATCCGTCTGCTGCGGCTGCCATGCGTGGTATCAAGGCCGAAGGCGGCTGGGGCGTGATCTTTACCGAACAATGCGAGATGCATCATACTTCGGAAATCACTCCGTTCATTGAATTGCGCCTGTGGGAAGACAAGGACATTCCCCAGCTGCGCAAGATGTCGGAAAAGATGAAGACCCATGGCGCGTTGGCCGGAATTCAATTGGCGTATTCCGGGGTCAACGGTCCTAATCTTTACTCCAAGGAAGTTCCGCTGGCGGTTTCGGCCCAACCCATTCGCACCTTTACCAATGATCCGATTCAGGCGCGCGCGCTGGATAAATCCGACATCCGTGATCTGCGTCGCTGGTTCGTGAATGCAGGCAAGCGGTCGAAAGAAGCCGGGTTTGACCTGATCAATCTGTATGGTGCGCATGGCTTTGGTATCTTTCAGCATTTCCTGAGCCGCGCCACTAACCATCGAACAGATGAATATGGCGGGTCGCTGGAAAACCGGTCGCGGTTTGCCAATGAGGTGATTGGCGACATCAAGGACGCCGTGGGCGATACGATGGGGATCGCCCTGCGGGTGTCGCTGGACGAAACGATCGGGGATCTTGGCTTTTCCAATGCCGAAGTCCGTGATTTTGTCGAAATGAACCGAAATCTGCCCGATATCTGGGATCTGGCACAGGGAACTTGGGAAGATTGTTCAGGTCCTTCCCGGTTCAAGGAAGAGGCCGCGCAAGAAGCACTGGTGCGGGGCATTCACGACCTGACCGACAAGCCGATTGTCGGGGTTGGTCGGTTTACCTCTCCTGATGTGATGGCCAAGATGATCAAATCCGGCACGTTGGATATGATTGGCTGTGCGCGACCGTCGATTGCCGATCCGTTTATCCCGCTCAAGATTGACGAAGGCCGGATCGAAGATATCCGTGAATGCATTGGCTGCAATATTTGCATCACCGGCGACATGACCATGTCAATCAGTCGCTGCACCCAGAATCCCACCTTTATGGAAGAATGGCGCAAAGGCTGGCATCCGGAACGTATGAACCCCAAGGGCACCAGCGACAACGTGTTGGTTGTTGGGTCCGGTCCTGCGGGGTTGGAAGCAGCCCGTGCGCTTTCTGAGCGCGGATATGACGTGGCGATTGCCGAGGCGACAACCACTTTGGGCGGGCGTGTGGCCCGCGAACGCCACCTGCCCGGCTTGTCGGCCTGGGGCCGCGTGGTGGATTACCGCGACTATCAGATCAGCCAGAAACCCAATGTCGAAACCTATTTTGACAGCGCGTTGGACGCAGACAGCATTTTGGAATTCGGGTTTGAAAACGTGTGTCTGGCAACTGGGTCAAAATGGCGTCGTGATGGGGTCAGCCGCCAGCATGTTGTGCCCTTTGCCACTGATCCTGCGATGCCGATCTTTACCCCCGATGACATCATGGAAGGCACGCTGCCCTCCGGCCAGGTCGTGATCTATGACGATGACCATTACTACATGGGCGGTGTCCTGGCCGAATTGCTGCGCAAGGCAGGGTGCGACGTCACCATCATCACGCCCTCGGCCTATTTGTCGGATTGGACCAACAACACTTTGGAACAACACGCAATCCACAAAAAGTTGGCGGAAATGGGTGTCCATATCGTGCTGAACCGTGGCGTGACTGAAATCGGCAGCGGCCGCGTGATGTCCAATTGCATCTATACAGATGCGTCGCGCGAGTATGGTTGTGACGCTGTGGTCATGGTGTCGTCTCGTTTGGAGAACAACCACGTTTATCTGGATCTCAAATCTCGCGAAACCGATTGGGCTGATGCCGGGATCAAATCCGTCAAGATCATTGGCGACGCCAATGCGCCGGGACCGATTGCCTGGGCCACCTATGCCGGGCACCGCTATGCGCGTGAGCTGGATGGCCAGGACATTGGCGATGCGCTGCCCTTCCGCCGTGAGATTACCGAACTGGCAGTTGGATGA
- a CDS encoding helix-turn-helix transcriptional regulator codes for MNVSASGPELALAHAISAIGKADFQTLLYRWICLIGEIDNGAMIAFFKDRGPEAYFSEAQDRRVFANLDSHYLRGAYLLDPVYSLHVKHADEGLYRLIDISPDHFRRNEYFASYFRRTTLIDELIFLAHPAPGVTVTICVGRDATSGRKFSARTITRLRETAPIVAALANAHWGNLRSETETDDLQVVEALRNRLSNELKISLSPRQSEIAFLVLQGHSSVSIGLTLGISPLTVKTIRKQLYRKCNISSQAELFSLLTPYLLRT; via the coding sequence ATGAACGTGTCTGCATCTGGTCCGGAACTGGCTTTGGCCCATGCAATTTCGGCCATTGGAAAAGCTGATTTCCAGACTTTGCTTTATCGGTGGATTTGCCTGATTGGTGAAATCGACAACGGTGCCATGATCGCCTTTTTCAAAGACCGAGGCCCCGAAGCCTATTTCTCTGAAGCACAAGACCGACGTGTGTTTGCAAATCTTGACAGCCACTATTTGCGTGGTGCCTACCTGCTTGACCCAGTCTATTCGCTCCATGTCAAACACGCCGACGAGGGCCTGTACCGTCTGATCGACATTTCGCCGGATCACTTCAGACGTAACGAATATTTTGCGTCCTATTTCCGACGCACGACCTTGATCGACGAATTGATTTTTCTGGCCCACCCCGCACCGGGGGTGACCGTCACAATCTGCGTCGGAAGGGATGCCACATCCGGTCGGAAATTTTCAGCACGCACCATAACGCGGCTCAGAGAAACAGCCCCCATCGTTGCGGCTCTGGCGAACGCACATTGGGGCAATCTGCGGTCAGAAACAGAAACAGATGACCTGCAGGTGGTTGAAGCGCTCAGGAACAGGTTGTCGAACGAGCTGAAAATCTCGCTCAGCCCACGTCAGTCTGAAATCGCCTTTCTTGTGCTGCAAGGTCATTCCTCGGTTTCCATCGGGTTGACCCTTGGAATCAGTCCGCTCACCGTAAAAACGATCCGCAAGCAGCTGTACAGAAAATGCAACATATCTTCTCAGGCAGAGCTCTTTTCCCTGCTGACGCCATATCTGTTGCGAACATGA